The following DNA comes from Opitutaceae bacterium.
TCCAAACTCTATGTTGGGAACCTTTCCTTCCAGACGACTGAAGCCGACATCCGTGACGCTTTCGGCCAATTTGGTACGATCAGCGATGTCTATGTCGCAAGCGACCGTATGACCGGTCGTCCCCGTGGTTTCGCCTTTGTGACCTTCAGCACCGCTGAAGAAAGCAAGGCAGCCGCTGACAAGATGAACGGCACCGAACTCGGTGGCCGCGAACTCACTGTTAACGAAGCCCAGCCCAAGGAAGACCGCGGTGGTCGCTCCTTTAGCAGCCCCGACCGTCGTGCCGGTGCCTTTCAAGCCCGCGGCAATCGCCGCTACTAAGCCGGCGTAGCCGTCTGCCAGAAGCGAGCCTCGGGCTGAAAATGCCAGAGGCTCGCTTTTTTTTGCCTATATGACTTCGCAGGCAAACCGCTCCTCGTTGAAATGGCGCGGACGAGGAGCGTCCTCCGGATGTCATTCCTCGCTGAATACATTCTCTCTTGGGACCTCGACCCCGGCACTCTCCAGTTCTTGGCGCAGGCGTGCCCTGAAACCCTCCAGCTCCTCGATGCGGAAACTCACGCGCTGGGGCA
Coding sequences within:
- a CDS encoding RNA-binding protein translates to MNSKLYVGNLSFQTTEADIRDAFGQFGTISDVYVASDRMTGRPRGFAFVTFSTAEESKAAADKMNGTELGGRELTVNEAQPKEDRGGRSFSSPDRRAGAFQARGNRRY